One stretch of bacterium DNA includes these proteins:
- a CDS encoding ROK family transcriptional regulator, with translation MRHSRDRKMAAGANLSSVGVQHSGHARVVPSLLRQINARRIMDLLWQEGPVSRAELVRRTSISAPTMSRLMESLERAGLVECDPELQRSSGRPAAVYRPARKGAQVIGVMVGIRDTHVTATGLDGVLDPNRSVSFSTPHTYGNFMTKLAEQVVRVREMAPAPCLGVGFSVPGLVLDADQRIALSPNLHFLDGCQPGLDLEQRVKVPVLLHQEEHGFCIAERMFGAARGIDNFAVVDICDGLGMAVVSGGRLVTGSRGFGGELGHMTIDPAGEPCGCGNRGCLETVATDLAFTRNVSRQAGRKINIEAAVKAVREGRWNASELMYDALDNLARGVGMIINVFNPELVLVHGSLFDARDSVLGTFCDKVRSHSLRPSFEGCRIERTTVDKRLGGVAALMDRL, from the coding sequence GAGGCATAGCAGGGATCGAAAGATGGCAGCGGGCGCAAATTTGTCCTCCGTGGGGGTGCAGCATTCCGGGCATGCCCGGGTGGTGCCTTCACTTCTCCGTCAGATCAATGCCCGGAGGATTATGGATCTGCTCTGGCAGGAAGGGCCGGTATCACGGGCAGAGTTGGTGCGGCGGACCAGTATCAGCGCGCCGACGATGTCACGGTTGATGGAGAGTCTTGAGCGTGCCGGGCTAGTGGAGTGTGATCCCGAACTCCAGCGTAGCTCAGGGCGGCCTGCCGCGGTATATCGGCCCGCCCGAAAAGGGGCACAGGTGATTGGCGTGATGGTGGGGATCCGCGACACCCATGTCACCGCAACAGGGCTCGATGGGGTCTTGGACCCAAACCGCTCAGTCTCCTTTTCCACTCCGCATACCTACGGCAATTTCATGACCAAGCTCGCCGAACAGGTGGTTCGGGTGCGGGAAATGGCGCCAGCCCCTTGCCTGGGGGTAGGCTTCAGTGTGCCGGGTTTAGTCCTTGATGCTGACCAGCGGATCGCTTTGTCTCCGAATCTGCATTTTCTGGATGGGTGTCAGCCCGGCTTGGATCTTGAGCAGCGGGTGAAAGTACCTGTGTTATTGCATCAGGAAGAACATGGTTTTTGCATTGCGGAGCGGATGTTTGGCGCCGCCCGGGGAATTGATAATTTCGCAGTGGTGGATATCTGCGACGGGCTCGGGATGGCGGTTGTGAGCGGAGGCCGGCTGGTGACGGGGAGTCGCGGTTTTGGCGGAGAATTGGGGCACATGACGATTGATCCGGCAGGGGAACCCTGCGGTTGCGGCAACCGGGGCTGCCTGGAAACGGTGGCAACTGACCTGGCTTTCACCCGGAACGTCTCGCGACAGGCAGGGCGGAAAATCAATATTGAAGCCGCCGTTAAGGCCGTCAGGGAAGGGCGCTGGAACGCCTCCGAGTTGATGTATGATGCCTTGGATAACCTGGCCAGGGGTGTGGGCATGATTATCAATGTGTTTAATCCCGAACTGGTGTTGGTGCATGGCTCACTCTTTGATGCGAGGGACAGCGTGTTGGGCACCTTTTGCGACAAAGTGCGAAGCCACTCGTTGCGCCCTTCTTTTGAGGGCTGCCGTATCGAGCGCACCACGGTCGACAAGCGGCTGGGCGGGGTGGCGGCGTTGATGGACCGGCTCTGA
- the xylA gene encoding xylose isomerase has protein sequence MKYYKGSQEFFPGIGKIPFEGPKSKNPLAFKWYNPAQKVNGVPMQQALRFAVAYWHTLCGAGGDPFGPGTKVFPWDKHENVMDRNLARMDAAFEFMSKVGVPFYCFHDTDVVGDGSVFEIESRLAVMVEEAKARQKATGIKLLWGTANVFSNARYMNGASTNPDFTAVAHAGTQVKNAIDATIALGGENYVFWGGREGYMSLFNTNMKREKEHLGMFLTMARDYGRKQGFRGTFLIEPKPKEPTKHQYDFDSETVIGFLRAYGLEKDFKINIEVNHAILAGHTFSHELQCAADAGMLGSIDANKGDYLSGWDTDEFPTNLYEVVEAMLVIIQAGGFTKGGVNFDAKTRRNSTDAADLFISHIGGMDIFARGLLVASRMLKESSYLQMRKARYASFDAGKGRDFEKGKMTLAGLRDYAKKAGEPAQISGQQELFEQIINDYI, from the coding sequence ATGAAATACTACAAAGGCAGTCAGGAATTTTTTCCCGGAATTGGTAAGATTCCATTTGAAGGTCCGAAGTCCAAGAATCCCCTTGCGTTCAAGTGGTATAATCCCGCTCAGAAAGTCAACGGCGTGCCGATGCAGCAAGCCCTTCGCTTTGCTGTGGCCTACTGGCATACGTTGTGTGGTGCTGGGGGTGATCCCTTTGGTCCGGGCACCAAGGTGTTCCCCTGGGACAAGCATGAAAATGTGATGGATCGCAATCTGGCGCGTATGGACGCGGCCTTTGAATTTATGAGCAAGGTTGGGGTCCCATTCTACTGCTTCCATGACACCGATGTGGTGGGGGATGGGTCGGTCTTTGAGATTGAGTCGCGTTTGGCCGTGATGGTGGAAGAAGCCAAGGCGCGTCAGAAGGCGACTGGGATCAAACTGTTGTGGGGGACGGCCAATGTGTTCTCCAATGCCCGTTATATGAATGGCGCCTCAACCAATCCGGACTTTACCGCGGTGGCCCATGCCGGCACGCAGGTGAAGAACGCCATTGATGCCACGATTGCCCTGGGCGGTGAGAATTATGTTTTCTGGGGTGGCCGTGAGGGCTACATGTCCCTTTTCAACACCAACATGAAGCGTGAGAAAGAGCATCTCGGGATGTTTCTGACCATGGCTCGTGATTATGGGCGCAAGCAGGGATTCCGCGGAACCTTCCTGATCGAGCCCAAGCCGAAAGAGCCGACCAAGCACCAGTATGATTTTGATTCCGAGACGGTCATCGGTTTCCTGCGTGCCTATGGTCTGGAGAAGGATTTCAAAATCAATATTGAGGTGAATCACGCCATTCTTGCCGGGCATACGTTCTCGCATGAATTGCAGTGTGCGGCAGATGCCGGCATGTTGGGCAGCATTGATGCCAATAAGGGTGACTACCTGAGCGGTTGGGATACCGATGAGTTCCCCACCAATCTGTATGAAGTGGTGGAGGCCATGCTGGTCATCATTCAGGCGGGTGGTTTTACCAAGGGCGGTGTGAACTTTGATGCCAAGACACGTCGTAACTCGACGGATGCCGCCGATCTGTTCATCTCTCATATTGGGGGAATGGATATTTTCGCCAGGGGCTTATTGGTTGCGAGCCGCATGTTGAAGGAGTCTTCCTACCTGCAAATGCGCAAAGCACGTTATGCATCATTCGATGCCGGCAAGGGCCGTGACTTCGAAAAGGGTAAGATGACGTTGGCGGGTCTCCGCGACTACGCGAAGAAAGCCGGTGAGCCGGCGCAGATCAGCGGGCAGCAGGAGCTGTTCGAGCAGATCATCAACGATTATATCTGA
- a CDS encoding FGGY-family carbohydrate kinase — protein MSDLFLGLDSSTQSLSAVVVDLATRRIVHEVSLNFDKTLPGYGTQNGVLRSQDPAVVHAPPLMWVEALDVLMAQLKQDGVALGDVRAVAGSGQQHGSVYCNATLPGVLAGLDSRKSLKEQLAHCFSRATSPIWMDSSTSLECAEIQKALGGAPAMAEATGSAAFERFTGPQIRKFFKSEPGAYEATDGISLVSSFMASLLAGRVAPIDQGDGAGMNLMDIHQRQWHAKALDATAPGLAKKLPPLAEPWTPIGPVSPYFSQKYGLNPKAVAVVWSGDNPCSVIGTGLVESGMVAISLGTSDTYFGTMAVCHTDPRGEGHVFVSPTGEYMTLICFKNGSLAREKVKDAYGLDWRGFAAALTATAPGNGGGLMLPWFEPEIVPRVLTPGVYRFKLDPANAAANCRAVVEAQMMSMKLHSQWMGIQPTSIRATGGGSKERAILQVMADVMGCPVHQFEVSKTAALGAALRAAHAWQKAMGQPLSWAQVVAGFTNTLESGEVLPTPGSTAVYAALLPQYADFESRTMRFGK, from the coding sequence ATGAGCGATCTATTTTTGGGTTTGGATTCAAGTACGCAGAGCCTATCTGCAGTAGTGGTGGATTTGGCAACCAGGCGGATTGTCCATGAAGTGTCGCTGAATTTCGACAAAACTTTGCCTGGCTACGGTACGCAGAACGGAGTCTTGCGCAGTCAGGATCCGGCCGTGGTCCATGCGCCACCGCTGATGTGGGTCGAAGCGCTGGATGTGTTGATGGCCCAATTGAAACAGGATGGTGTGGCGCTTGGCGATGTTCGTGCTGTGGCGGGCTCCGGCCAGCAACACGGCTCGGTTTATTGTAACGCCACACTTCCCGGAGTACTGGCCGGTCTCGATTCCAGGAAGTCATTAAAGGAACAATTGGCTCATTGTTTTTCCAGGGCGACATCACCCATTTGGATGGATTCCTCAACCAGTCTTGAATGTGCCGAAATCCAGAAGGCCCTGGGGGGTGCCCCAGCCATGGCGGAAGCCACAGGTTCAGCGGCGTTTGAACGATTCACGGGGCCCCAAATCCGGAAATTTTTCAAATCGGAACCCGGTGCTTACGAGGCCACGGATGGAATCAGCCTGGTCAGTTCATTTATGGCTTCGCTGCTGGCAGGGCGTGTGGCGCCGATTGATCAAGGGGATGGCGCGGGCATGAATTTGATGGATATTCATCAGCGCCAGTGGCATGCCAAGGCACTTGACGCAACGGCGCCGGGCCTGGCGAAAAAACTTCCCCCTTTGGCTGAGCCTTGGACTCCGATAGGGCCTGTCAGTCCTTATTTTTCACAAAAATATGGTTTGAATCCGAAAGCCGTGGCGGTGGTGTGGTCCGGGGATAACCCCTGCAGTGTGATTGGGACCGGCTTGGTTGAGTCCGGAATGGTGGCAATCAGCCTTGGCACGAGTGATACCTATTTTGGAACCATGGCGGTCTGTCATACGGATCCGCGCGGAGAAGGTCATGTGTTTGTTTCCCCGACTGGTGAATATATGACGTTGATCTGTTTCAAGAATGGCTCTTTAGCACGCGAAAAAGTGAAGGATGCGTACGGGTTGGATTGGCGCGGTTTTGCGGCGGCGCTGACGGCAACGGCTCCGGGTAACGGGGGCGGGCTTATGTTGCCGTGGTTCGAGCCGGAAATTGTACCCAGGGTTTTGACGCCGGGAGTGTACCGGTTCAAGCTGGATCCGGCGAATGCGGCGGCGAACTGTCGTGCCGTGGTGGAAGCGCAGATGATGAGTATGAAACTTCATTCCCAATGGATGGGGATTCAGCCAACCTCCATACGTGCAACGGGTGGCGGCTCGAAGGAGCGCGCGATTTTGCAAGTGATGGCGGACGTGATGGGTTGTCCGGTGCACCAATTTGAAGTCTCAAAGACGGCGGCCCTTGGGGCCGCTTTACGCGCGGCCCATGCCTGGCAAAAGGCGATGGGGCAACCTCTTTCCTGGGCTCAGGTTGTGGCCGGATTTACCAACACTCTGGAGTCGGGCGAGGTTCTACCCACTCCGGGTTCGACGGCGGTATATGCGGCGCTACTGCCTCAGTATGCCGATTTCGAAAGTCGAACAATGCGATTCGGAAAGTAG